A genome region from Paracholeplasma morum includes the following:
- the mnmG gene encoding tRNA uridine-5-carboxymethylaminomethyl(34) synthesis enzyme MnmG produces MMYDLIVVGGGHAGIEAALAGARMGINTLLVTGKLDRVGAMSCNPSIGGPAKGIVVREIDALGGQMARSADKGQIQMKMLNLSKGPAVWALRAQIDKLEYPKIMLDVLQNTPNLTLLEALVDELIIEEGKAKGIKLENGEQISSKTVVITTGTYLHSRILIGHVATTSGPDNQPTTFGISGQLKRLGFEIVRLKTGTPPRILKSSINYDVTTPQYADDKFQTFSFDPEIKEMGHQEPCFLTHTNLNTHGIITLNLDASAMYGGIVEGVGPRYCPSIEDKVVRFSDKERHQIFLEPESMALDEIYVQGLSTSMPRDVQERIVHSVKGLENAIITKYAYAIEYDAINPTQLFQSLETRLVENLFCAGQINGTSGYEEAAGQGIMAGINAVLKVRGEKPFILKRNEAYIGVLIDDLITKGTKEPYRLLTSRAEHRLLLRHDNADIRLREYGYQLGLLDQERYDKFLAKKQDIETLKETLKTVYINPTEENNQLIRSTGSAKLNDRTTLYELLKRPQIRYNMINEFYPNTYSEAVLEQVEIQIKYSGYIDKAQKEAEKMIRVDDKPIPTDINYDLIRNLAIEARDKLKKIRPMTLGQASRISGVNPSDISILLVYLESLR; encoded by the coding sequence ATTATGTATGATTTAATCGTAGTAGGGGGAGGCCATGCTGGCATTGAAGCAGCACTCGCCGGGGCAAGAATGGGTATTAATACCTTATTAGTTACCGGTAAATTAGATAGAGTCGGCGCAATGAGTTGTAATCCATCTATTGGTGGACCTGCAAAAGGCATTGTTGTTCGTGAAATTGATGCATTAGGTGGGCAAATGGCTAGAAGTGCCGATAAAGGGCAAATTCAAATGAAGATGCTTAATTTGTCAAAAGGTCCAGCAGTATGGGCATTAAGAGCACAAATTGACAAACTTGAATACCCAAAAATCATGTTAGACGTATTACAAAATACGCCTAATTTAACATTGCTTGAAGCCTTAGTAGATGAACTGATCATTGAAGAAGGTAAAGCCAAAGGGATTAAACTAGAAAATGGAGAGCAAATAAGCTCCAAAACAGTCGTCATTACCACAGGAACCTATTTACATAGTCGTATCTTAATTGGTCATGTCGCAACCACTTCCGGACCAGATAATCAACCAACAACCTTTGGGATTAGCGGACAACTTAAACGTTTAGGGTTTGAAATTGTCAGACTAAAGACAGGTACACCACCTCGTATCTTAAAATCTTCAATTAACTATGATGTTACAACCCCTCAATATGCAGATGATAAATTCCAAACCTTTTCATTTGATCCAGAAATTAAAGAAATGGGTCATCAAGAACCATGTTTCTTAACACATACCAACTTAAACACACATGGAATTATTACCCTAAATCTAGATGCAAGTGCAATGTATGGTGGGATTGTTGAAGGGGTAGGACCTAGATACTGTCCATCGATTGAAGATAAAGTGGTTCGTTTTTCTGATAAAGAACGTCACCAAATCTTCTTAGAACCAGAATCGATGGCATTGGATGAGATTTACGTTCAAGGGTTATCAACCAGTATGCCAAGAGACGTTCAAGAACGTATCGTTCACTCAGTCAAAGGACTAGAAAATGCAATTATAACTAAATATGCTTACGCCATTGAGTATGATGCAATCAACCCTACTCAACTCTTTCAATCCTTAGAAACCAGATTAGTTGAAAACTTATTTTGTGCTGGACAAATTAACGGAACCTCCGGGTATGAAGAAGCCGCAGGACAAGGAATAATGGCAGGGATTAACGCTGTCTTGAAAGTACGTGGTGAAAAACCATTTATCTTAAAACGTAATGAAGCCTATATTGGTGTCTTAATTGATGACTTAATCACAAAAGGCACAAAAGAACCTTATCGTTTATTAACATCAAGAGCAGAACATAGATTATTACTAAGACATGACAATGCAGACATCAGACTACGTGAATATGGGTATCAATTAGGATTACTTGATCAAGAACGTTATGATAAGTTCTTAGCGAAGAAACAAGACATTGAAACCTTAAAAGAAACGTTAAAAACCGTATATATCAATCCAACTGAAGAAAACAATCAATTGATTAGAAGTACCGGTTCAGCAAAACTTAATGACAGAACCACACTTTATGAACTATTAAAACGCCCACAAATTCGTTATAATATGATTAATGAGTTCTATCCAAACACTTATAGTGAAGCGGTATTAGAACAAGTAGAGATTCAGATCAAATACTCAGGATACATCGATAAAGCTCAAAAAGAAGCAGAAAAGATGATTAGAGTGGATGATAAACCAATTCCAACAGATATTAACTACGACTTAATTAGAAACCTAGCAATTGAAGCTAGAGATAAACTGAAGAAAATTAGACCAATGACACTTGGCCAAGCATCCCGAATCAGTGGTGTTAACCCAAGTGACATCTCAATTTTATTAGTTTATCTAGAATCCTTGAGGTAA
- the tkt gene encoding transketolase, with product MEHLDQLSINSLRFLGVDAINKANSGHPGIVLGAAPMAHVLYTRFLKAFPKKSNWFNRDRFILSAGHGSMLLYGLNHLSGYQLSIEDLKHFRQIGKTPGHPEYGHTDGVETTSGPLGQGISNGVGMAIAETHLAAKFNKEGYEVVDHFTYVLCGDGDLQEGVALEALSLAGHLGLGKLIVLFDSNDIQLDGKTDLAFSDDHKKKFESMNWHYQKVSDGNDLMAINKAIKKAQKETDKPSVIEVKTIIGYGTSLAGTSNVHGSPIGEEKANELRKNLNWSYAPFEVPQEVYGFYKTKVYNRGSRAYKKWINMISDYQEAYPQEAQQLKAFIQEQDSLELKDLPTFEVGSMVATRSASGKVLDGLSKKYPNIIGGSADLTASTKAKGADGHYSKTNRLGRNINFGVREHAMGAITNGIVLHGGLKAFSGAFFVFSDYMKPSIRLAALMQIPSIFVFSHDTIAVGEDGPTHEPIEQLAGLRVIPGLNVIRPADANETKAAWLWAVKQHKTPTAIILTRQNVPTLPCVPFETFEKGAFVVSKEHERLDGILLAAGSEVSLAIEAQKVLKDLGKDVRVVSMPSHYLFEKQDKAYQESILPSNVKTLAIEMGSSQSWYKYTKHVFGIDRYGLSAPLEVVIKAFGFTKEKVAETFVKL from the coding sequence ATGGAACATTTAGATCAACTTAGTATCAATTCGTTACGTTTTTTAGGTGTTGATGCGATTAATAAAGCAAATTCAGGACACCCAGGGATTGTATTAGGCGCTGCCCCAATGGCACATGTACTTTACACACGTTTTTTGAAGGCATTTCCTAAGAAATCCAATTGGTTTAACAGAGATAGATTTATCCTTAGTGCAGGACACGGCTCCATGTTGCTATATGGATTAAATCATTTGTCAGGGTATCAATTATCAATCGAAGACTTAAAGCACTTCAGACAAATTGGTAAAACACCAGGGCACCCAGAATATGGTCACACAGATGGCGTTGAAACGACCTCAGGTCCACTTGGACAAGGGATTTCTAATGGCGTTGGTATGGCGATAGCTGAAACGCATTTAGCAGCAAAATTCAATAAAGAAGGCTATGAAGTCGTTGACCACTTTACTTATGTATTATGTGGCGATGGCGACTTACAAGAAGGGGTGGCTTTAGAAGCATTATCTCTAGCTGGACATTTAGGATTAGGCAAATTAATCGTTTTATTTGACTCAAACGACATTCAATTAGATGGAAAAACTGATTTAGCATTCTCAGACGATCATAAGAAAAAGTTCGAATCTATGAACTGGCATTATCAAAAGGTTTCAGACGGCAATGACCTAATGGCCATCAATAAAGCCATTAAGAAAGCACAAAAAGAAACCGATAAACCAAGTGTGATTGAAGTTAAAACAATCATTGGTTATGGCACGTCTTTAGCAGGAACATCCAATGTTCACGGTTCTCCAATTGGTGAAGAAAAAGCAAACGAGTTAAGAAAAAACCTTAACTGGTCTTATGCACCATTTGAAGTGCCACAAGAAGTTTATGGCTTCTATAAGACAAAAGTTTATAACAGAGGCTCACGTGCTTACAAGAAATGGATTAACATGATTTCTGATTACCAAGAAGCTTATCCACAAGAAGCACAACAACTAAAAGCATTTATCCAAGAACAAGATTCATTAGAACTTAAAGACTTGCCAACCTTTGAAGTAGGCTCTATGGTAGCTACAAGAAGCGCATCAGGTAAAGTGTTAGATGGCTTGTCTAAGAAATATCCAAACATTATTGGTGGATCTGCCGACTTAACAGCTTCAACTAAAGCAAAAGGCGCAGATGGACACTACAGCAAGACTAACCGTTTAGGTAGAAACATTAACTTCGGTGTTAGAGAACATGCTATGGGCGCTATCACTAATGGTATTGTTTTACATGGAGGTTTAAAAGCATTCTCTGGCGCATTCTTTGTGTTCTCAGACTATATGAAACCTTCAATTCGTTTAGCAGCACTTATGCAAATTCCATCGATTTTCGTATTCTCACATGATACGATTGCCGTTGGTGAAGATGGACCTACCCATGAACCAATTGAACAATTGGCAGGCTTAAGAGTCATTCCAGGTTTAAACGTTATTAGACCAGCGGATGCTAACGAAACTAAAGCTGCATGGTTATGGGCAGTTAAACAACATAAAACGCCAACAGCGATTATCCTAACGCGTCAAAATGTTCCAACTTTACCATGTGTACCTTTCGAAACATTTGAAAAGGGCGCATTCGTAGTAAGTAAAGAACACGAAAGACTAGATGGTATCTTACTAGCTGCAGGTAGCGAAGTGAGTTTAGCAATCGAAGCTCAAAAAGTACTTAAGGACTTAGGAAAAGACGTTAGAGTTGTTTCAATGCCAAGCCATTACTTATTTGAAAAACAAGATAAAGCCTACCAAGAATCCATCTTACCTTCAAACGTTAAGACATTGGCAATTGAAATGGGATCCAGTCAATCTTGGTATAAATACACTAAACATGTATTCGGTATTGATAGATATGGTCTATCTGCACCACTAGAAGTTGTTATTAAAGCCTTTGGATTCACAAAGGAAAAAGTAGCAGAAACATTTGTAAAATTGTAA
- a CDS encoding DUF951 domain-containing protein, with protein sequence MMTYKLKDLITTKKPHVCGSNTWEVVRIGADIKIKCTGCAREVMIPKYELDKKIKK encoded by the coding sequence ATGATGACTTATAAACTCAAGGATTTGATTACGACTAAAAAACCCCATGTTTGTGGCTCAAATACATGGGAAGTCGTGCGTATTGGCGCGGACATAAAAATAAAATGCACGGGTTGCGCGCGTGAGGTAATGATTCCTAAGTACGAACTCGATAAGAAAATTAAGAAATAG
- a CDS encoding endonuclease: MKLFRVFVLLLFVFALYACNGENINVTHEQVFSKLSLTYAEGESKEGVTKDIELTVSEFVGQGVKLEWESSNTAFAKIESNLVKITQPTDENVSVTIKAKVTIGEKVLDKDFTFTILKKVDIIVEDKVAPVITGAKDLTVSVDATVDLLEGVSALDDVDGSVVVTVDDSKLDLSKAGVYEVTYSAVDSSKNEATIKVFVTVEAVVVEDEIAPVIKGAKNLTVSVGATVNLLAGITALDDVDGSVVVTVDDSKLDLSKAGVYEVTYSAVDSSKNEATIKVFVTVEAVVVEDENAPVIKGAKNLTVSVGATVNLLAGITALDDVDGSVVVTVDDSKLDLSKAGVYEVTYSAVDSSDNLSTVRILVTVEETYSADQFTENFSTIPSTGSSYKYGVFVGVNNSAWSFEYMRSDQALDGLALTFGADKTAKLEGIIQGGVTEITLQMKHAFSGGDFREVSVYVNNELVKIIGVDSSSVDYVIDGLNVTGEFVFELRNTGGFRVTVDNITFKSKALTEEGIAIQKDIKEFVFPSLIMEESQIEFLSVGSNGSEITYDYALESDPNNLLIDLSTGLISMPTNGQVKVALLVTFTNKTESKSIIVEVTLGEGDPITVSQAVNAAGAVKFSGILSAFVVEGSKIRAFLQDQSKGIEVELPLSELSNLEIGYSYLIKGSVANALVSNVSSIEKKTLGQVTTKPATVESLSTQLSQLVTFNGIVYKDFESGDLSVVVNDGIIVSFNQLDVNPFDGYMLGDSVTLKGIVVKVEGTYKVLVTDEAKAINNGFDKVLFEETVLEGLKLADYIETQISLNLLSVDPIFGLAIVWTSSNQAVMNNSGVLVEQDEPISIVLSYSIYDGSDVIYSGTIDVHVTTGIILSAYYSDAQGLTGVTLVETLTSIISRNYKGIGYSSTNAVLEISDKHPSGSGYLGIYDHVSITGYNKEHVWPQSSFSKASPYVSDMHHLRISNSKTNSTRSNYYFNLPIKTTTAWEVGSNRFFPGDLDKGDIARMLMYMAVRYRNDGFKLIVAQSGRTSDLPARTMGNLAVLLGWHLEDPVDAFEINRNNVIYGTQKNRNPFIDHPELFEEVFDVFMAEDKKRLARESHKVERISLEVDLTLEFEMIAVLPQLIIENREFIN; encoded by the coding sequence ACTATACTTAAAAAAGTAGACATCATTGTTGAAGATAAAGTAGCGCCAGTAATTACTGGGGCTAAAGATTTAACGGTATCCGTAGACGCGACAGTTGATCTATTAGAGGGTGTTTCTGCTTTAGATGATGTAGACGGATCTGTAGTTGTTACAGTAGATGATTCAAAACTAGACCTATCCAAAGCTGGTGTTTATGAAGTCACATATAGTGCAGTAGACTCTAGCAAAAATGAAGCAACCATAAAAGTATTTGTTACTGTAGAAGCTGTAGTGGTTGAAGATGAAATCGCACCAGTAATTAAAGGTGCTAAGAACTTAACCGTAAGCGTTGGTGCTACAGTTAATCTATTGGCTGGGATTACAGCTTTAGATGATGTAGACGGATCTGTAGTTGTTACAGTAGATGATTCAAAACTAGACTTATCCAAAGCTGGTGTTTATGAAGTCACATATAGTGCAGTAGACTCTAGCAAAAATGAAGCAACCATAAAAGTATTTGTTACTGTAGAAGCTGTAGTGGTTGAAGATGAAAACGCACCAGTAATTAAAGGTGCTAAGAACTTAACTGTAAGCGTTGGTGCTACAGTTAATCTATTGGCTGGGATTACAGCTTTAGATGATGTAGACGGATCTGTAGTTGTTACAGTAGATGATTCAAAACTAGACTTATCCAAAGCTGGTGTTTATGAAGTCACATATAGTGCAGTAGACTCTAGCGATAACTTATCCACTGTAAGAATTCTTGTTACAGTGGAAGAAACTTATTCAGCGGATCAATTTACAGAAAACTTTAGTACAATTCCATCAACTGGATCCAGTTATAAGTATGGTGTATTTGTAGGTGTTAATAACTCAGCATGGAGCTTTGAATATATGAGAAGCGACCAAGCATTAGACGGATTAGCCCTTACATTTGGTGCAGATAAAACAGCTAAACTTGAAGGGATTATTCAAGGCGGCGTTACAGAAATCACACTTCAAATGAAACATGCATTCTCAGGAGGTGATTTCCGTGAAGTTTCAGTTTATGTTAACAATGAACTGGTTAAAATCATCGGTGTCGATTCAAGTTCTGTGGATTATGTAATAGATGGTTTAAATGTGACTGGAGAGTTCGTATTTGAACTTAGAAACACAGGAGGATTCCGTGTTACTGTAGATAACATCACATTCAAGTCTAAAGCATTAACAGAAGAAGGCATTGCAATTCAAAAAGATATTAAAGAGTTCGTTTTCCCTTCATTAATTATGGAAGAAAGCCAAATCGAATTCTTAAGTGTTGGATCTAATGGATCAGAAATTACTTATGATTATGCACTAGAATCAGATCCAAATAATTTATTGATTGATCTTTCTACAGGGCTAATCTCAATGCCAACAAACGGACAAGTAAAAGTAGCATTATTAGTTACCTTCACTAACAAGACAGAATCTAAATCGATTATTGTTGAAGTAACACTTGGAGAAGGCGATCCAATCACTGTTAGCCAAGCGGTTAATGCTGCAGGTGCTGTTAAATTCAGTGGTATCCTTTCGGCTTTCGTAGTTGAAGGGTCAAAGATTAGAGCTTTCTTACAAGACCAATCCAAAGGTATTGAAGTTGAATTGCCGCTTTCTGAGTTATCTAACTTAGAAATCGGCTATAGCTATTTAATTAAAGGTAGTGTGGCGAATGCCCTTGTTAGTAATGTCTCTTCTATTGAGAAGAAAACACTTGGACAAGTAACTACAAAACCAGCTACTGTAGAGTCACTATCTACACAATTATCACAATTAGTCACCTTTAATGGTATTGTATATAAAGATTTTGAATCAGGCGATTTGTCTGTTGTGGTTAATGATGGAATCATTGTGTCATTCAATCAACTTGATGTAAATCCATTTGATGGCTATATGCTTGGTGATTCAGTCACTCTTAAAGGTATTGTCGTTAAGGTTGAAGGGACTTACAAAGTATTAGTCACTGATGAAGCTAAAGCCATTAACAATGGTTTTGATAAAGTACTATTTGAAGAAACCGTATTAGAAGGGTTAAAACTTGCGGACTATATTGAAACACAAATTAGCTTAAACCTTTTAAGTGTTGATCCTATATTTGGTTTAGCAATTGTTTGGACATCAAGCAATCAAGCTGTAATGAATAACTCTGGTGTACTTGTCGAACAAGACGAACCAATCTCAATTGTATTAAGCTATTCAATCTATGATGGGTCAGATGTAATTTATTCAGGGACGATTGATGTTCATGTCACAACAGGTATTATTCTTTCTGCATACTATTCGGATGCACAAGGATTAACTGGGGTAACGTTAGTGGAAACTCTAACAAGCATCATCTCTCGTAACTATAAAGGCATCGGGTATTCATCAACGAACGCTGTATTAGAGATTTCAGATAAACATCCTAGTGGATCTGGTTACTTAGGGATTTATGACCACGTATCGATTACTGGTTATAATAAAGAACACGTATGGCCACAATCATCATTCTCTAAAGCGTCTCCATATGTATCAGACATGCACCACTTAAGAATCTCTAATAGTAAGACTAATAGTACAAGAAGTAACTACTATTTCAACTTACCAATTAAGACTACAACCGCTTGGGAAGTAGGATCTAACAGATTCTTCCCAGGAGATTTAGACAAAGGTGATATTGCGAGAATGCTTATGTATATGGCGGTAAGATATCGTAATGATGGGTTCAAACTGATTGTTGCACAATCTGGCAGAACCTCTGACTTACCTGCTAGAACCATGGGTAACTTGGCTGTCTTATTAGGCTGGCATTTAGAAGATCCAGTAGATGCATTTGAAATTAACCGTAATAATGTAATTTACGGTACACAAAAGAACCGTAACCCATTCATTGATCATCCTGAATTATTCGAAGAAGTCTTTGATGTGTTTATGGCTGAAGACAAAAAACGTTTAGCAAGAGAATCACATAAAGTTGAGCGTATATCACTTGAAGTAGATTTAACACTCGAATTTGAAATGATAGCAGTATTACCACAACTTATCATCGAGAATAGAGAGTTTATCAACTAA
- a CDS encoding ParB/RepB/Spo0J family partition protein → MKTNSKVLGRGLKDLLLENTIDDVLEGEKIVEIAIEEITANPYQPRRVFDPEKINDLAQSIAEHGIFQPIIVKAVKDGYMIVSGERRYRAAKQVGLKTVPSIIRSYDPGKVAEISLVENLQRENLSPIEEAEAYANIMRTMEITQKSLSEKIGKSRSYVTNILGLLNLPEEVQTMLLNNELSMAHARVLSKLDDSLRIKQLARKIIEQDLSVRQIEALAQKEEKTNKQKREPKAKVYVTYEQTLKDKLGMKTTVTDKKLVINYKSLKELEELVEKLSK, encoded by the coding sequence ATGAAAACAAATAGTAAAGTTCTAGGCCGTGGCCTAAAGGATTTGTTGTTAGAAAACACCATTGATGATGTATTAGAAGGTGAAAAAATCGTTGAAATCGCGATTGAAGAGATCACCGCTAACCCATATCAGCCAAGACGTGTGTTTGATCCAGAAAAAATCAATGATTTAGCACAATCTATCGCTGAACATGGGATTTTCCAACCAATTATCGTTAAAGCTGTAAAAGATGGCTACATGATTGTTAGTGGTGAAAGACGTTATCGTGCAGCTAAACAAGTAGGGTTAAAGACCGTACCTTCAATTATTCGTTCATATGATCCAGGTAAAGTCGCTGAGATTTCTTTAGTAGAAAACCTTCAAAGAGAAAACCTATCTCCAATTGAGGAAGCTGAAGCTTATGCCAATATCATGAGAACAATGGAAATCACTCAAAAGTCTCTTTCTGAAAAGATTGGCAAATCCAGAAGCTATGTCACTAACATCTTAGGGTTATTAAACTTACCAGAAGAAGTCCAAACAATGTTACTTAATAACGAGTTATCGATGGCTCATGCAAGAGTGCTTTCAAAATTGGATGACTCATTAAGAATAAAACAACTTGCCAGAAAGATCATCGAACAAGATTTATCTGTAAGACAAATCGAGGCACTTGCACAAAAAGAAGAGAAGACAAACAAACAAAAACGTGAGCCTAAAGCCAAAGTGTATGTCACATACGAACAAACTTTAAAAGATAAGCTCGGTATGAAGACAACAGTCACTGATAAAAAATTAGTGATCAATTACAAGTCTTTAAAAGAATTAGAAGAGCTTGTTGAGAAATTATCTAAATGA
- a CDS encoding ParA family protein, protein MGKVISVANQKGGVGKTTTSVNLAASLAYYGKKVLLIDFDAQGSATTSLGINRSKLTGNLYDALMGIKTIKEVIIPIQVADKKTLDLVPATIDLAGIDMKLLEQNDHTFVLDSIVAKVKAQYDYVLIDCAPALGISTLNALYASDSVLIPIQCQFLAIDGLTQLLNTIRVVQKNLKVNKRELTIEGVLLTMLDKRTKAGWAIVNEVKEYFQEGVFKTFITSNVAAQVAPTYGVPILTYAPKSSAAVLYKSLAKELIENNENK, encoded by the coding sequence ATGGGCAAAGTCATTTCCGTAGCCAATCAAAAAGGTGGAGTAGGAAAAACAACAACCAGTGTCAATTTAGCAGCTTCTCTTGCATATTACGGTAAGAAAGTCTTGTTGATTGATTTTGATGCACAAGGATCTGCAACTACGAGTTTAGGGATAAACAGAAGTAAGCTGACAGGGAATTTGTATGACGCATTAATGGGCATCAAAACCATAAAAGAAGTGATTATTCCCATTCAAGTAGCCGACAAAAAAACACTAGATTTAGTACCAGCTACCATAGATTTAGCTGGAATCGATATGAAGTTATTAGAACAAAACGACCACACATTTGTATTGGATAGCATTGTTGCCAAAGTCAAAGCTCAATACGATTATGTTTTAATCGATTGTGCACCGGCATTAGGCATTTCAACCCTAAATGCGCTTTATGCATCTGATTCTGTTTTAATTCCAATCCAGTGTCAATTCTTAGCCATAGATGGGTTAACTCAACTTCTAAATACCATTCGAGTGGTACAAAAGAATTTGAAAGTTAATAAGCGCGAGTTAACAATCGAAGGCGTATTATTAACCATGTTAGACAAAAGAACCAAAGCGGGTTGGGCAATTGTTAATGAAGTCAAGGAATACTTCCAAGAAGGCGTATTCAAAACCTTTATTACCAGTAATGTTGCTGCACAAGTTGCTCCAACATATGGCGTACCGATATTAACCTATGCACCGAAATCCAGTGCTGCAGTACTATATAAATCTTTAGCGAAGGAGTTAATCGAGAACAATGAAAACAAATAG
- the rsmG gene encoding 16S rRNA (guanine(527)-N(7))-methyltransferase RsmG: protein MNIFSSLGITPTDSQLEKLDQYYAFLTEKNAVMNLTAITDLEGVYYKHFYDSLSLSKGIDLSKVDTMLDIGSGAGFPGIVIKIFYPNVKLTIVDSLNKRITFLGELLNHLGINDVELVADRAENFVLQRRNHYDLVTARAVAPINILDELALPFVKTGGYLVAMKASNLEEELNLAKRGIGILGGKVEEIISFLLPNGYGERHLLKVKKIKENNHYPRAFKDIKKKPL from the coding sequence ATGAACATATTTTCATCACTGGGTATCACTCCAACGGATAGCCAATTAGAAAAACTAGATCAGTATTATGCCTTTTTAACAGAGAAGAATGCTGTTATGAATTTGACTGCAATCACAGATTTAGAAGGCGTTTACTACAAACATTTCTACGATTCTTTAAGTCTATCCAAAGGGATTGACTTATCTAAAGTAGATACTATGCTTGATATTGGATCAGGCGCTGGTTTTCCGGGGATTGTTATAAAGATCTTTTATCCAAATGTAAAACTAACCATCGTTGATTCGCTTAACAAACGCATCACGTTTCTCGGGGAACTGCTTAATCACTTAGGCATTAATGATGTTGAATTGGTTGCGGATAGAGCCGAAAACTTTGTATTACAAAGAAGAAACCATTATGATCTAGTAACGGCTAGGGCAGTAGCGCCCATTAATATATTAGATGAACTTGCGTTACCGTTTGTGAAAACAGGCGGGTATCTTGTCGCAATGAAGGCATCTAATCTAGAAGAAGAACTTAACCTTGCGAAACGTGGAATTGGCATCCTAGGTGGGAAAGTAGAAGAAATCATCTCTTTTTTACTTCCAAATGGGTATGGTGAAAGACACTTATTGAAAGTAAAAAAGATTAAAGAAAACAATCATTATCCAAGGGCATTTAAAGATATTAAGAAAAAACCATTATAG